The Anopheles moucheti chromosome 3, idAnoMoucSN_F20_07, whole genome shotgun sequence genome contains the following window.
ATCGCTTCCAAGGCACGGTCCAGATCCTCCGCGGACCAGGTGGTGGGCGCCGCATTGAACGGTGCCGCCAGCCGGATGCCTTCACGGCGCGCGATCTTGTACAGCGTGGACGACGGTATGCCGAACGCTTTCGACGCTTTGTTGGCGGAGATCGTGCCCGTCCGCAGCGCTTCCAGGGCGCTGTTGAGCGAATCTTCGTTCCACGTTTTAGACGGGCCCTCCTTTTTCGGCGTATCAATGCCGAGCCGGTGCGCACGTTGCCACAGCGTCGTCGATGGAATACCGTACGTAGCGGATGCCTAAGGAAGAAGAAAGCGCGTTTAATAGAGCAACGTGCGCCTGTTGATCCGATTTGAAGCAACCCTAACGTGGACATACCTTCGTCAAGCTCATGTTGTGTGAACGTAGCGCTTCTAGCGCCGATTCCATATCTTCCGCAGTCCATGTTTTCGGCCCGGTAGGCGTTTTTGCTTCGTTCGGACTCGTCAGGTTTGTGTACTGTATCGACGACCCATCCAGTATGCCAACCTTCGAATCTTCGCTTGCATCCGACTGATACATATCTGCGTGGACGATAGCGAAACGTACAATTAATGCTGTGTTCGGGTGCACCACCCATGTCCGGCCTTACTTACCGCTCATTTGGCTCTGGTTCATGATGCCCGAAATTTCCGGCGTCACCACCATGCCGTGCATCGACGATTGATCCTGTTCGACCTCCATCGTTTGATGTTGGTCGGCACCGCCATCGCTAAGATTTTCCTGCTTCAGATTCAGTCTCGGCTTCATCTCGTCCCCACTCGCCGGTGGACCACTTCCATttccgttgctgttgttggtggccGGACCCGGTGTTACGGAGCCGGCGGCACCACCGCTACCGGTTACCAAATTCTCCGGATGCTGGCTGGATGACGAGGACGAGACGCTCGATGCCGGACTGTGTGTGGTTGgatggtgttgctgttgctgatcgATCAGCATcacgtgctgctgctgttgctgcatgTGTGGTGGCGAGTGCCGCTGAtcgttctgctgctgttgagctCCCGCTGGCTGAGGTGTCTGtctttgttgctgttgttgctgctgttgctgctgttgctgctgctgctgctgctgttgtagtaaatgctgttgctgcaaaagctgctgctgttgttgctgatggtggagctgctgctgatggctGACAGCGTGATTGTCCAGTTGAACCGCATTGGGAGGATCTAGCGAACGTAACGTTTCGAATTTCACTCGTAAATCACCATCGTTTGGCACAGAATCTGTTCGGAAGCAAGGAATAAACTTCCGATTAGTTTATTCGCAAGTATTCCTTTCTACTTTTCTAAGGGGAGGAGGAAAACACTACGGGATCTACACCGGTTGTCAATGTTTGGTCAATGGACAGAGATTGTTGTAAAGTTTGAGATTGATTGTAAAAAACGGCTAATAATGAGTTGTTAACCTTCTCTCGAAAAATTAACTAtacaatattaaatatataaaacaaaaattgtaatGACAATCAAAGtaaattaaggaaaaaaataatattctaggataaataaaatgtaaaaactcgaatcgaatcgaaattAACTTAAAAGACATCGACAAACCGGCGTACTAAAAACTAAAACGGAGGAACGGGAATCGTACGGGtagaaataataaagaaaagagTTACTAACACTTACTGGACAGATCACGTGTATCGTGGCTACTAGGCGCACAATTAATGTCCACATGTTCTGTCACTGGTGTCGCTGTCGGTGCTGGAGGCTCTGGCGCAAAGTCCAAATAACCCATAGGTACGCCCATAACGGAACCATTCTGGAAAAGGAGATACAAACGAAACGCATAATGATTAGTTAAACTtccgtgctttttttttagaagATTGCCAAAGATGTCTGATGGGAATCGATCGTTGACCAGGGTGACAAATGCAGTACATTCCACGCAACTCTTGCGCAGTGAAATGGACCTCATAAAGAACAACGTTCGAGAAAAGCTTGAGCCAGCATCTTTTTGCACAATATGCAATATCCAACCAACATCGGCAATCTTCTTATTTAAAGgggattgttttctttttcttgttgATGATATTTTACTCACTATTCCAACGCCCATCCCTAGGCTGGCCATTTTGCTTCCGAGGGGATGCTGCTGCGAAGGCGGATGATGGGGATGGTGAggatgatggtgctgctgctgctgttgctggtgctgcgacgaatgatggtgctgctgatAATGTttgtccttcgaaccggacgTGCTTAGATCGTGCGTTTCGACCACTAACACCGAGGACGGTGATCCATCATCGTCCTCGtcgacaagatggccgccagcGGTTCGCGTGTCACCACCGTGATGCAGATGATGCAGGTgcggatggtgatggtggtgatggtggtgcagCGGGTGATGATGCTGGGAAGGATGAAAAAGGCTACGTCCTGCCCCGGACCCGATTCCTCCTATGATTCCGCCGCCACCTCCGCCGGTACCGCCCTTGCCCGTACTACAGCCCTTGCCGTTCTCACTGTATCCCGTCGATTGGGAGGAAGACGAACTGTTATTGTTACTGCCACCGCTACCACTCCCGTGCGATCCTcctccacctcctcctcctcctacTGCTCCCGAACCGCCCGATCGGCCACCGCTACTCGTGCCCGATGAGccggacggtggtggtggtgggggcggtggttgctgatggtgatggtgctgatgCCGGTTGTCCGGTGGCGATCGTGACCGGTACGGTTTGTAACGTTTTAACGCTGGCGAGTAATCCTGCTCGTACTGTGGTTCGCCCACCTCACACAGACCCTTAATTTTTAGCTGTTCTGCCGTCCGTAGTAAACTCTACAAAAgacagagaaagaaagagaatggGAAATATGGCTGTTAGTATTAGTTGCATAGtgtgttaaataaatttaatttatttaaatataatatattccTTTGAACCACAAATAATACAACACGCTGACAAATGAAGAACGATGCGAATTTTCTACCGATCaataattcatgaatctttgaaatagCGATCCAGAATCATTAATTCAAAAATTGgactaaataaaacaattctttGGAGCTTCCAGATTAATCTGTCAAGTAGCATTTGCGGAGCTGTCATTTGCTAGCAGCACGGATAAACGGACACCCCGGTTAAAAGGCGCCCAGCTAAATCCATCAGACACGTTGTCCACAGTTTATGCACTTCAAAAGCATTAAAATTGCGGCAAGATTATTCCGGCTTCTTAGCGACATACCAAAAGAAATGACCTTGCATATCTTTAAAGGCCCTCCGCCCACCCCTACCAGCTGGCAAATATTATCGACGATTCCCAACAACAACGGCAcccggaaaaaaaaccggaaaagGGCAAACGCACGTTTCGTACACCTACACAGGACACATAGGAAGCAGAAGCAACAAATACGACAAGAACTTCATGGGCGCGACATGGGGGGCAGGGGCACAGAGCGCACAAAACAAGCAGAACCGTaaagaacataaaaataaacgagTGCGCATACACGTATATAAATAAACCACCCCAAAAGGAAACCGATTCCACACACACGTGCTTTTTTCCCTATTTTATTTTGCCCTTCGCTCGCGCACTCCCATCCGCCCGACCTTACTTTGGGCTTCACTTCACATATTCCGGCACACGGTCAGAAGACAGACGAATCCCCGGGCGCAGGAGGGGAGAAGGTAAGAACGAGCGGCATGTTTTTACAACACACATTTTATGCCCCATATTTTTAcgccattcattcattcattcattttcatcttcatttTAACGCGCATCTCGCGTCCGCTGCTCCCAACCTGCCCCCCCTCTGTCACGCATAAAAGCGCCCAGTGCTCAGACACAACATCATCGCAATCTTCCCCATTTCTCTTTCTAAACACCAACGGACCAACGAGACACCTTCTCTCCCAATGTGACCTTCccactctgtgtgtgtgtgtgtgcctttttccTCCTCTGTTTCCTCCTGTTCCCTGTTCAGCGCGGTcagtgttgctttttttccttaatATTTATTGCATGTTGCGCCTTGTTTACTCTTTATTGCTCCGTTCTGTTTTGATTCCTCAGCATCGTTTGTGGCCTTTAGTTCCATTCCATCGTCTCGTCTCGTCATATGCAATGTTTGCCAACGCGCTGGCAACCTCCAGCGGAGCCGGTCGTTTGTCTAGCGATAcggcggcaacagcagcatcccgAACGGTGATGGTCTAGAATGCACCACCGTTGGGGCCGTTTTGAAGGTCAGTTTGGCCGTATCTTCCGCTCGATTCTTGGGTGAGTGCGCTGCGTTCTAATTTTGGCATGTCCATGTgattgacttttttttttaaatttaacacaACAATCAACGATCGTCCGTTCGTGTGCTGCTATCATTTGCATGCACCGTTTCCGTCCCGGCATTTGCTTTCTCTTGTGTTAGCTgataagcgaaaaacaaacacggccTGTAAGCAGTCATGCTTTTGGGTTTatttttcacacaaacaccacaaGTAATCATCGCTGGTAGCCGAAAAGCTGAACAAAGCATTTGTGAGGTTGCGACCTGTTACAGgattgcgaaaaaaaaacaattactaTACGTCTGTCTGATTGGGAACAATTTAATATTGATAGtgtaattttccaacaaatgAGGCAATATGCACTTCTCATAGAGTTAAGAGCTACCTAGTGATTGTATATCACTTTGATTGTCGTATTGTCAGTAATAAGGTCTTATTTATCGTATGCTATTTGATTAGTGTTGAGAGAATCTGATTCAAATTCactgaatctgaatgaatcttttgaatgAATCACTCGATGAATGAATCCGATGAATCCGATCTCGATGAATGAATCTCTACTAAGGTCCTAAGGGATTACATAGAGGATTCACGAGTCGtttgagagtcgattcctgattCGAATGACCTCGTCACGAAAGTAGCATAATAAGATCACTATCttcttcaaagattcattaagcacaacactaattTTGCTAAACATTAAGGTCCACAACCTCCGAATGTCTGGGCGTATCATCGAGATGTGTTGTACTCGACATGATATGTTATTTACAATCAGTTATAAAACTATTACATGATAATTTACTGGAAACTCATAAAGAAATGGGATTGTTACAACGGATCAAACATTTCAAGCAGCACGAAACAAATGCTTCAGCtgttaaataatgttttataacATAAAACTTGTTGTTACACAATTTATTATACTAACACTAACTTATTCACGAAGTACAGAGGTCAGTTCTTACAAGATCAATGTTATCTTTAAAGCCAAAAAGATATAAGCGAACTTATATCTGAATAAATCCGGAGATACATAATATTGGATCATTTGTTGAGTAGCAAGACTCCCGACATTCAACATCAACCACTTAATATATTAACCGCGTGGATAACCTacgtaaatttaaataattttggtACATCAATTTCACCTTTTAACAATTTTACCATGAATGAATCTTAGGAGTTAGGTCTTCTGTTTTCTGAGGATGCTAAGGATTCTATACCAAGTTTGAGAAAAGCggatgtttttttgaagtccaATTAATGAAAATTGGGAATATGGTTTCCCAGTTGGGGCAAGTTAAGGTAGGACATCAAGACCTTAGAGATTGTAATGAGAACGCCGATGTTTATTCTGATCCAGCATTAAACACTGGTAACCACGAGAATAATATACGAaaattttgctttgctttaccacaaacacaaacatgtGGGAATGCATTCGTGTGATGGTATTTTACAAAAAGGACACGCGGCAAAGGCACGGAAAGTAAACCATCCAAAGCATGGTAACAGCAACATAGAAAAAATGGAAGCGCCGGTGGTACACGCTAGAAATGGTGAAAGAAGGCATCAGCACCAACGCACCCCACACCCAAGACGACAAGTGGAAGGGACAGTTAGGgaaagaataagaaaaagaagggatgaaaaaaaaaccaaccgaccaccaacaaaacgaaagaagaaagcCAAAAGGAATATCAGTTGCAACCAAAGACACACGCATACCGAGACACCATTCGCTGGACACAATTGAAACTAGGAAACAAGCCAAAGAAACTATCGAAGAagataaaaagtaaaaaaaggagcaggaggtaaaaaaaagttattcaCAACGctcgtatgtgtgtgcgtgtatggaGCACTT
Protein-coding sequences here:
- the LOC128304942 gene encoding AF4/FMR2 family member lilli-like, translated to MDTKAASAGPAPTHLPSSTYPATSPYSKGARSSHQYFSLRWNNYQSNMTSVFHELLESQSFVDVTLACEYNSLKAHKVVLSACSAYFQKILLDNPCKHPTIILPADICFSDLQFIIEFVYRGEIDVSEAELQSLLRTAEQLKIKGLCEVGEPQYEQDYSPALKRYKPYRSRSPPDNRHQHHHHQQPPPPPPPPSGSSGTSSGGRSGGSGAVGGGGGGGGSHGSGSGGSNNNSSSSSQSTGYSENGKGCSTGKGGTGGGGGGIIGGIGSGAGRSLFHPSQHHHPLHHHHHHHHPHLHHLHHGGDTRTAGGHLVDEDDDGSPSSVLVVETHDLSTSGSKDKHYQQHHHSSQHQQQQQQHHHPHHPHHPPSQQHPLGSKMASLGMGVGINGSVMGVPMGYLDFAPEPPAPTATPVTEHVDINCAPSSHDTRDLSSKYSVPNDGDLRVKFETLRSLDPPNAVQLDNHAVSHQQQLHHQQQQQQLLQQQHLLQQQQQQQQQQQQQQQQQQRQTPQPAGAQQQQNDQRHSPPHMQQQQQHVMLIDQQQQHHPTTHSPASSVSSSSSSQHPENLVTGSGGAAGSVTPGPATNNSNGNGSGPPASGDEMKPRLNLKQENLSDGGADQHQTMEVEQDQSSMHGMVVTPEISGIMNQSQMSDMYQSDASEDSKVGILDGSSIQYTNLTSPNEAKTPTGPKTWTAEDMESALEALRSHNMSLTKASATYGIPSTTLWQRAHRLGIDTPKKEGPSKTWNEDSLNSALEALRTGTISANKASKAFGIPSSTLYKIARREGIRLAAPFNAAPTTWSAEDLDRALEAIRAGQTSVQKASTEFGIPTGTLYGRCKREGIELSRSNPTPWSEDAMMEALESVKQGHMSINQAAIHYNLPYSSLYGRFKRGKYDTPSSGGGGGGGGGSSSNAAAAAAATGGGGGGAGSGGSNGGANATSAGTGGSNVGGSPQMEFKIEPQHNDHSPENTQHYNPALSASSTPTSNTPTQQQQQQQQQQQQQQQQQQQQQQQQQQLTHHLVQQSPSVLPVSIHIVDAAHHHLTHPHQQLHHQQQQLTQPQHVVVAQHQQQQQHHHLHHQPQLIQHHIIPQQHHIIYQQPLQPIQQQPQYHPMYHIIKQENDRS